One Amaranthus tricolor cultivar Red isolate AtriRed21 chromosome 1, ASM2621246v1, whole genome shotgun sequence DNA window includes the following coding sequences:
- the LOC130826047 gene encoding protein CDI: protein MGSVAMDSKSSNGESPIPFMIFIGYDPKEDIAYEVCKYSILKRSSIPVEIHPIKQSELRQKGLYWRERGKLESTEFSFSRFLTPHLANFEGWAMFVDCDFLYLSDIKELVDLIDDKFAIMCVQHDYAPKETTKMDGAVQTVYPRKNWSSMVLYNCGHSKNKILTPEIVNTQTGAFLHRFQWLEDNEIGEVPFVWNFLVGHNRAVEGKPETEPKAIHYTLGGPWFEAWKDCEFADLWIKELEEYEKSKKVEQNGVTI from the coding sequence ATGGGATCAGTTGCCATGGATTCAAAATCAAGCAATGGTGAATCCCCAATTCCGTTCATGATCTTCATCGGGTATGATCCAAAAGAAGACATTGCATATGAAGTTTGCAAGTATTCAATTCTTAAACGTTCTTCAATTCCTGTTGAAATTCACCCTATTAAACAATCTGAATTAAGGCAAAAAGGGCTTTATTGGAGAGAAAGAGGGAAATTAGAAAGTACTGAGTTTTCTTTCTCCAGATTTTTAACCCCGCATTTGGCTAATTTTGAAGGTTGGGCTATGTTTGTTGATTGTGATTTCCTTTACTTATCTGATATTAAGGAATTAGTtgatttaattgatgataaatttGCAATTATGTGTGTTCAACATGATTATGCCCCTAAAGAAACCACTAAAATGGATGGTGCTGTTCAAACTGTTTACCCTAGAAAGAATTGGTCTTCAATGGTGTTGTATAATTGTGGGCATTCAAAGAATAAGATTTTAACACCTGAGATTGTCAACACACAAACTGGAGCATTTCTTCATAGATTTCAATGGTTAGAGGATAATGAGATTGGGGAAGTCCCTTTTGTGTGGAATTTTCTTGTGGGTCATAACCGGGCTGTCGAGGGTAAACCAGAGACCGAACCCAAGGCCATCCATTACACTCTTGGCGGGCCTTGGTTCGAGGCGTGGAAGGATTGTGAGTTTGCTGATTTGTGGATCAAAGAGTTGGAGGAATATGAGAAGAGTAAGAAGGTTGAACAAAATGGTGTGACGATTTGA